The sequence below is a genomic window from Haloterrigena turkmenica DSM 5511.
CTGCTATTCATCGGCACGCACCTCCCGCAGGGTATCCTCGCGGAGCGTTCCGTACTCCGAGTAGATGCGGATGATCAGCGCCAGCCCGACCGCCGTCAGCGCGATGCCGACGACGATGGCGGTCAGGACGATGACCTGGGGCAGCGGGCTCGCGACCATGACCTCCCCGGGCTCGCCGTGGTGGGGAACGATCGGCGCCGACGCGCCGTCGGCGTCGATGTAGGCCATCGAGATGAAAAACAGGAAGATCGCCGTCTGGAAGAGGTTCACCCCGATCAGCTTCTTCACGAGGTTCTCGCTGGCGATCACCATGTAGATCCCGATGCCCAGCAGGACGAACATCAACACGTACGTGTAGCGGCTCGCGAGGAGTTCAATCATCGTCGCTCACCTCCCCGTCGGCGGAGTCGTGGCGATTCTCGAGACCGCCGGTACCGCTCGGACGGTCGGGTTCGAACCCCGCCGCCATCGCGAAGAAGAGGGTGATAATGACCCCCGAGACGATCAGCGAGATGCCGGCGATCTCGACGGCCTCGAGCCCCCACTTGGGCTTGATGTGGAAGACCTCTTTGAGCATGGTGAACTCAAGGAAGTCCCCGCCGAGGGCGACCATCCCGAGGCCGATCGCACCGAAGATGATGACGCCGCCGGTGACGAGGCCGACGAGCAGGGAATTTCGCAGCCACTGGCGGGTCGGTTCGATTCCGAAGGCGAACGCGAGCATGAGGATCGTGACGCCGACGATGGTTCCGCCCTGGAAGCCGCCCCCGGGGGCGTCGCCCCCGTGGAAGGTCATGAACAGCCCGTAGGTGAGCGTGAACGGTGCTATGATCTTGACGGCGGTCATGATCACCTGACTCTCGGTGTAGGTATCGTCGAAGGATTCGGGCATTTAGGCGAACACCTCGCGTTTCAGGACCACCAGCGTCGAGACGCCGGCGGCGAAGACGACGACCGCCTCGCCGAAGGTGTCGAACCCACGGTAGGCGGCGAGGACGGACGTGACCGCGTTCTCGACGCCGGTCTGTTCGTAGGTCTCCGTGATGTAGTGTTGGGTCACCTCGGGGTTCGACCAGACCGGCGTTTCCAGGCTCCCGACGGGGTACATCTCGGGGAGCACGACGGTACAGAGCACGAGTACGAACGCGCCGACGGCGACGACGCCCGGCACGTGGATGCGCTCTCTGAGCCGGTCGGTCGTGGGTCGAGTCGTGCGCGCGATCGTCAGCAACAGCAGCAGCGTCGTCACGCCGGCGCCGATCGCCGCCTCGGTCATGGCGACGTCGGGCGCCAGCAGGAACGTATAGAGGATGGCCATCCCGAGGCTGTAGGCGCCGAAGACGATGATCACCGACAGCACGTCGCGGAACAGCGCCGTCGCGACGGCCGTCACGAGGATGAAGACCGCGAGGGAGTAGGCGAACAGGCTCATCGGGTCTCGCCCTCCGTTCCGGCTTCGACCTCGGTGTCGTCCGTTCCCCCGTCCTCGGCGAGGACGGGTTCGACGTCCAACTCCGCCGCGGAGCGGGCGATGGCGTGGGCCGCCGTCGGATTCGTGATGAACACGAAAAACAGCAGCAAGACGGTGTAGACCGCCGCGTGCTGCCAGCCGAACGCGAGCGCGACGCCGGCTAGCGCGAAGCCGGCACCGAGCGTGTCCGTCTGGGAGGCGGTGTGGGCCCGAGCGTAGATGTCCGGGAGCCGGAGGACGCCGACCGTCGAAACGAGCGTGAAGAACACGCCCAGTCCGAGACAGGCAACGATCGCCCAGAACCGAACGGTCTCGAGGGTCGACTGGAGCGCGATCGGCTCGATCACAGCACACCACCCCGGTCGACGGTGAACTTCGAGATGGCGATCGACATCAGGAAGTTCAGCAGGGCGTAGATCAGCGCTACGTCGAGGAACCACGACTGATCGAGCCCCGCCGCCAGCAGGGCGAGGATGACGACCGTGTTCGTCCCGATGACGTTGACCGCCAGCAGCCGATCCTGCGTGGTCGGGCCGACGATCGCGCGGTAGAACAGCACGATCGCGAGGACGACGAACAGCGCCGCCGCCGCGAGGAAGACGTCCTCGAGCGGAACGGGCGTCACAGTTCGTCACCTCCGACGATCTCGGCGTCGTCGCGTTCTTTCGGCGACGGGATCGCCGCCGACTCGCGGCCGTAGAAGACGAAGCGGATCGCCTTCTCGAGGCCGCCGTCGAAGAGGTCCTCGCGAGCCGACGGGATCAGCGTGTGGACCAGCAGCTGCTGGTCGTTGGCCCGGACCGTCAGGGTCCCCGGCGTCAACGTGATGCTGTTGGCCAGCGCGAGCAGCGGGAGGCCGCTGCGGACCCGCGCGTTGACTCGAGTCAGCGTCGGCTCGATCGGCATCGACGGCCGGAGGATCACGGCCGAGACGGCGATGTTCGCCTTGACGATCTCCCAGAGCAGATACGGGATATAGAAGACGAACCGGACGGCCCGCAGCGGCGACTGGACCCTGTCCAAGGGCATCGAAAAGGTGACGTGGGCCAGCGAGACCGAGACGATGCCGGCGACCGCCGCGCCGGTGAGGAGATCGAACCAGTAGAACGGATCTCCGAGGACGAGATAGAAGCCGAAGGAGATCCAGAACGTCGCGAACAGGCGATCGAACCCCGTGTGGGAAAGGACGAGACGACCGTGACGGGCCGCCCGCTCGACTGGCGCCTCGTCGTAGGACATCCCGACGCGGTCGAGTTCCCGCTCTAAGGGCTGGAGCATCGACGCGGTGACGCCCGGACTGTACTCCGGATCGAGCACGAGCCGATCGATCCCGTGGTCGTCGGCGTAGGCCCGGAAGATCTCGGCGTAATCCCGGGGACCGAAGAGGTACTCGTCGGTCCCGAGGACGGCCGTTTCGATCGTCACGTCGGCCCCGTCGGCGTCCTCCTCGACCCAGTTTTCCGCCCGCTCGAGCAGCTCCTCTGCCCCGTCGCTCATCCGCTTCCCTTCGGGCAGATCGACATCGTAGGGGAGTGCGATGACCAGGTGACACTCGAGGGAGTCGGCCGTCTCGAGGCCCGACTGAACCGCGTAGCCGACCGTTTGCCGGACGGTCACGGTGTCCGACAGCGGTACGAGTACGCGTTCAGCCGCCACGGCACATCACTCCCGGTGACCGTCGATGGATATTCATGAGACTCGTCGTTAGTCGAGTCAAGCGTCACCTGTAGGAAAACGATTTCGTTATCTGCCAGACTGCCGGCCGATTTGCTGGGTTTTCACGGGCTGTTCATGACGAACGACCGTATTTTCTGTTGCGGTTGTGACGCCGGTCAAACGACGGGCCAACCGCCCGACCGATACTTTTACAACTATACTTGTTCTATCGCAATTCGAATTTCATGACGGCAACGAACGAGACCGTTTACGGTCGGATCGAGACCGCACGCACCGAACTGACGCCGATGCAGGTCGCGACGGGGCTGCTGTTCGCGGCGGCGATCGCGTTCACGTTGCTCTTCCTTCAGGATCCCCTCGCCCACGACGCGATGCACAACTTCCGCCACGGCGCCGGCATCGTCTGTCACTGAGCGATGCTCTCAGACTATCTGCAACGCGGCGTCCTCGCGGGAGTCGTCGCCGGCCTCGCGTACGGACTGTACATTGCCTTCGTCGCGAACCCCCTCACCGAGTACGTCCACGACGCCGGCCACGACCACGCCGGACACGGTCACGACCACGGCGCCGGCGATCACGGCCACGCACAGGAGGGCGCCGAACACGTCGTCTCCGAGACGACGACGGCCCTCGTCAGCGTCGGCAGCGGCGTCCTCTGGGCGATCCTGCTGGGCGGGCTCTTCGCCGTTGCGCTGTACCTCTTCGAACCGGCGCTGCCCGGCCGCGACGGACTCGAGTCGTACGTCCTCGCGGGCGCTGGGTTCCTGACCGTCTCGGCGACGCCGTGGCTGGTCGTCCCGCCCGCAGCGCCGGGCGCCGACCACCTCTACGGCGTTGACGCGAGAATCGGCATCTACGTCGGTCTCGTCGGTCTCGGTGCGGTGGTCTCGGCGGCGGCGATCCTCGCGTACAGGCGAGAGGCACCCCGGAATCCGGCACTCGGCGTGCTCGCCGCCGCAGTGCCGATCGCCGCGGTTGCGATCGTGCTGCCGCTGGTCACGCCGACGGTCGTCACCCAGCCCGACGTCGCCGGCGAGCTCGTCACGGCGTACCAGGCGCTGGCCGCGCTGAGCCAGGCCGCGATCTGGGTGCTGATCGCGGGCACGTTCAATCGGCTCCGGCGGCGGGCCGAACCCGCGGTCGACGCCACGGATGCATCGGACGCGAACTCACGCGACCAGCTGACGACGAATCCCTAAGTTTTCGAGATGCAACGCCAAACCGACCGACAGCGCGACCGACTCGCCGCACAGGTGTTCGTCTGTACGAACGACCGCGACTCCGAGTACGTCTGTTGTGCCGACGTCGGCGGGCAGGCGACCCTCGAGGCGGTCACTGACTGGCTGCGCGAGCGCGACGCGTTCTGGAACCCGATCTCGGTGATCGAAACCGGTTGTCTGGGCCTGTGCAGCGAGGACGGCACGGCGATCGCGATCCAGCCCCGCGACGAGTGGTACTCGGACGTCCGGCCGGCGGAGGTGCCCGACCTGCTCGAGACCGAGTTCGGACCCGACGCCGAACGGGTTGGCGAGGAGTATCGGCGACGAACGGACGATCCGTCGGCCGACGAGTGAGGCTCGGTCGCTCGCGCTCTCGCGGTACGACGGAGTCGAGCCACGTTCCTCGCGACGCGACGGTTTTTCTGTTCCAACGCGTTCGTACGGTCACTATTGCAGTGATTCTCGAGCCTTGGCGGAGAGTTCGAGCCCTGCAGCGTCCCGGAGTGACATCCTGTCGGCCGTGTATTAGCAGTTTCCGATGAATCCATCTTAAGAGATATTGAGTGGTGTGTAGACACATGACGCGGAAGACGTTGGTTCCGGTCGACGGGTCACCGCAGGCCGAAGCGGCGCTTCAGTACGCGCTCAAGGAGTTCCCGGACGCAGAAATCACCGTGCTACACGTCGTTCAGCTCCCGGAAGGATACTGGTCCCTGTTCGTCGAATCGGAGGCGGAGTTCCCGGGACACGAGCGAGCGGAGGAGCGAGCTCGCGAACTGTTCGACGCGGCCGAGCAGCGCGCAGCGTCGGTCGACCATCCGATCGAAACGACGATAGAGATGGGCGATCCGGCGCGAGAGATCGTCGAATACGCCGTGACGAACGACTTCGATCAGATCGTAATGGGGAGCCACGGCCGGCACGGCGTCGATCGATTGCTATTCGGAAGCGTCGCGGAAACGGTCGTGCGACGCGCCCCGATGACCGTCGTCGTCGTTCACGAGACAGCGGAATAGGCGCCACCCAACGGCACAACAGCAGGAGAGAGCAGATCGAATGCACTCGAGTTCGCGGCCGAGCCGGTGTGCAGTCTCGGGGACGGCGCCGGCGACGTGTTCACGACACCAGGGAACTCGAGCGAGAAATCGAACACGTATTGCGCCCGGGCGGCGGCGTCCGAGTCCGTTCTACAGGGGGATAGCAGCGATCTCTGTGGAGCCACAGGAGGAGCAGTTCGCTTCGTCTGTCGAGAGCGTCG
It includes:
- a CDS encoding universal stress protein is translated as MTRKTLVPVDGSPQAEAALQYALKEFPDAEITVLHVVQLPEGYWSLFVESEAEFPGHERAEERARELFDAAEQRAASVDHPIETTIEMGDPAREIVEYAVTNDFDQIVMGSHGRHGVDRLLFGSVAETVVRRAPMTVVVVHETAE
- a CDS encoding DUF4040 domain-containing protein; amino-acid sequence: MSLFAYSLAVFILVTAVATALFRDVLSVIIVFGAYSLGMAILYTFLLAPDVAMTEAAIGAGVTTLLLLLTIARTTRPTTDRLRERIHVPGVVAVGAFVLVLCTVVLPEMYPVGSLETPVWSNPEVTQHYITETYEQTGVENAVTSVLAAYRGFDTFGEAVVVFAAGVSTLVVLKREVFA
- a CDS encoding (2Fe-2S) ferredoxin domain-containing protein; this encodes MQRQTDRQRDRLAAQVFVCTNDRDSEYVCCADVGGQATLEAVTDWLRERDAFWNPISVIETGCLGLCSEDGTAIAIQPRDEWYSDVRPAEVPDLLETEFGPDAERVGEEYRRRTDDPSADE
- a CDS encoding CbtA family protein encodes the protein MLSDYLQRGVLAGVVAGLAYGLYIAFVANPLTEYVHDAGHDHAGHGHDHGAGDHGHAQEGAEHVVSETTTALVSVGSGVLWAILLGGLFAVALYLFEPALPGRDGLESYVLAGAGFLTVSATPWLVVPPAAPGADHLYGVDARIGIYVGLVGLGAVVSAAAILAYRREAPRNPALGVLAAAVPIAAVAIVLPLVTPTVVTQPDVAGELVTAYQALAALSQAAIWVLIAGTFNRLRRRAEPAVDATDASDANSRDQLTTNP
- a CDS encoding cation:proton antiporter is translated as MTPVPLEDVFLAAAALFVVLAIVLFYRAIVGPTTQDRLLAVNVIGTNTVVILALLAAGLDQSWFLDVALIYALLNFLMSIAISKFTVDRGGVL
- a CDS encoding monovalent cation/H+ antiporter subunit E encodes the protein MAAERVLVPLSDTVTVRQTVGYAVQSGLETADSLECHLVIALPYDVDLPEGKRMSDGAEELLERAENWVEEDADGADVTIETAVLGTDEYLFGPRDYAEIFRAYADDHGIDRLVLDPEYSPGVTASMLQPLERELDRVGMSYDEAPVERAARHGRLVLSHTGFDRLFATFWISFGFYLVLGDPFYWFDLLTGAAVAGIVSVSLAHVTFSMPLDRVQSPLRAVRFVFYIPYLLWEIVKANIAVSAVILRPSMPIEPTLTRVNARVRSGLPLLALANSITLTPGTLTVRANDQQLLVHTLIPSAREDLFDGGLEKAIRFVFYGRESAAIPSPKERDDAEIVGGDEL
- a CDS encoding CbtB domain-containing protein, encoding MTATNETVYGRIETARTELTPMQVATGLLFAAAIAFTLLFLQDPLAHDAMHNFRHGAGIVCH
- the mnhG gene encoding monovalent cation/H(+) antiporter subunit G yields the protein MIEPIALQSTLETVRFWAIVACLGLGVFFTLVSTVGVLRLPDIYARAHTASQTDTLGAGFALAGVALAFGWQHAAVYTVLLLFFVFITNPTAAHAIARSAAELDVEPVLAEDGGTDDTEVEAGTEGETR
- a CDS encoding cation:proton antiporter subunit C; this translates as MIELLASRYTYVLMFVLLGIGIYMVIASENLVKKLIGVNLFQTAIFLFFISMAYIDADGASAPIVPHHGEPGEVMVASPLPQVIVLTAIVVGIALTAVGLALIIRIYSEYGTLREDTLREVRADE
- a CDS encoding MnhB domain-containing protein, with the translated sequence MPESFDDTYTESQVIMTAVKIIAPFTLTYGLFMTFHGGDAPGGGFQGGTIVGVTILMLAFAFGIEPTRQWLRNSLLVGLVTGGVIIFGAIGLGMVALGGDFLEFTMLKEVFHIKPKWGLEAVEIAGISLIVSGVIITLFFAMAAGFEPDRPSGTGGLENRHDSADGEVSDDD